Proteins from a genomic interval of Xylocopa sonorina isolate GNS202 chromosome 4, iyXylSono1_principal, whole genome shotgun sequence:
- the Rint1 gene encoding RAD50 interactor 1, producing the protein MIDMKETVLQKFNAELGTDLQGLNKIYELQECLSKQKNEIEKSLSMASTEATSRVKTVIESVERISIEIQRLEETCAEFRSDIEETMHEDDKSLEMQKIIDTISYLDKSLSYLNFIKYIENISDEIQVSLTNSDDESTISLYTDLTNISCQLQSSKCHYLQNYVKETLHFWHNLIKDKLSKEYNDILKTLKWPFCGSNANVIHAPMPETLMKFKIVTEYLLHLQLPEEPVMPLVTSILLTDFTPVSLPVSLLVRPLRQRFIYHFTGSKLTNRQDKPEWFFTQIITWIKDHVQWVQKNVQPAANSVGLNHVDMKVEFMRVLVQLAVEKLHSELSIVQYDDALFAHLVDEALGFERELRETLLYPPTQPATIVVLTQAHIFVKWINVEKKYAAEKMDAMLSSNTAWEKLSNSDTDDMKVTECADAFLTLLTTISDRYKHLPQPGHRLQFLELQLELIDDWRIRLIQLLHENYEDPLTSLMPCILNTLHYVATVLEEWGITVHFLQLHFFKKQFEVVETATLEGSDIKNVGEVEGSVFDEAVALLRRLEKELINEISDSVLLDVKAKSRSYRTDKWFAMPSSKEMISLSVTQSGYPMFQELATQLNLLHNRLASPLFYQAWKNLASQFDQFLLEEVVLVNHFNVGGAEQLQYDILRNLFPLFGLYISKPESYFPLIKEACILLNIMLGSAMLLVEALNNSNETATKEILADVGVYKMSSELALRVIGTRTDITYI; encoded by the exons ATGATAGATATGAAAGAAACAGTTTTACAAAAGTTTAATGCTGAGTTAGGAACCGATTTACAAGGACTTAACAAGATATATGAACTTCAAGAATGCCTTAGCaaacaaaagaatgaaatcGAAAAATCG CTGTCGATGGCATCCACCGAAGCTACGTCAAGGGTAAAAACAGTCATAGAAAGTGTTGAAAGAATAAGCATAGAAATCCAACGATTAGAAGAAACATGTGCGGAATTCAGAAGTGACATAGAAGAAACCATGCACGAGGATGATAAAAGTTTAGAAATGCAGAAAATTATAGATACCATAAGTTATTTAGATAAATCACTGTCGTATTTGAATTTTATAAAATACATTGAAAACATTAG CGATGAGATACAAGTATCTTTAACAAACAGCGATGATGAATCAACAATTTCATTGTATACAGATCTTACAAATATTAGTTGCCAATTACAATCATCGAAGTGTCATTATCTTCAGAACTATGTAAAAGAGACGCTTCATTTTTGGCATAATCTTATAAAGGATAAATTATCCAA AGAGTACAATGATATACTAAAGACATTAAAGTGGCCTTTCTGTGGAAGTAATGCAAATGTGATACATGCACCTATGCCAGAAACATTAATGAAATTCAAAATAGTTACAGAATATTTATTACATTTGCAATTACC AGAAGAACCTGTAATGCCTCTAGTAACATCGATATTATTGACTGATTTTACTCCTGTGAGTTTACCAGTTTCGCTACTGGTCAGGCCACTTAGACAAAGGTttatatatcatttcacaggATCCAAGTTAACAAATCGGCAAGATAAGCCAGAATGGTTCTTTACTCAAATAATAACATGGATTAAAGATCATGTACAGTGGGTACAGAAAAATGTACAACCTGCTGCAAATTCAGTAGGTCTTAATCATGTGGATATGAAG GTAGAATTTATGCGGGTTTTAGTACAATTAGCAGTTGAAAAACTTCATTCCGAATTATCAATAGTACAATATGACGATGCTTTATTTGCTCATTTAGTTGATGAAGCTTTAGGTTTTGAAAGAGAATTAAGAGAGACGTTACTTTATCCTCCAACTCAACCAGCAACTATTGTTGTACTTACACAAGCTCATATCTTTGTTAAGTGGATTAACGTGGAAAAAAAAT ATGCGGCAGAAAAAATGGATGCTATGTTGAGTTCAAACACAGCTTGGGAAAAATTATCGAATTCTGATACTGATGATATGAAAGTAACTGAATGTGCAGATGCTTTTTTAACTCTTCTAACAACAATTTCTGACAGATATAAACATTTACCTCAACCAGGTCACAG ATTACAGTTTCTCGAACTGCAATTAGAATTGATCGATGATTGGAGAATTAGATTGATTCAGTTGTTACATGAAAATTATGAAGACCCTTTAACTTCCCTTATGCCATGTATTCTAAATACATTGCATTATGTTGCAACAGTACTGGAAGAATGGGGTATAACAGTT CACTTTTTGCAATTGCATTTTTTTAAAAAACAATTTGAAGTAGTGGAGACTGCTACATTAGAAGGAAGTGATATTAAAAATGTAGGTGAAGTCGAAGGTTCTGTGTTTGATGAGGCTGTTGCTCTCCTAAGAAGATTAGAAAAGGAATTAATAAATGAAATTAGTGATTCTGTGCTTTTAGATGTAAAAGCAAAAAGTAGATCATATAGAACTGATAA ATGGTTTGCAATGCCATCTAGTAAAGAAATGATTTCTTTATCTGTTACACAAAGTGGctatcctatgtttcaagaattAGCAACACAACTCAATCTGCTACACAATAGACTTGCTTCACCACTTTTTTACCAAGCTTGGAAAAATTTAGCTTCGCAATTTGATCAG TTCCTTTTAGAAGAAGTTGTGCTAGTAAATCATTTTAATGTTGGTGGTGCAGAACAATTGCAGTATGATATATTAAGAAATTTATTTCCACTATTTGGATTATATATCAGTAAACCAGAGTCATACTTTCCTTT